A window from Montipora capricornis isolate CH-2021 chromosome 7, ASM3666992v2, whole genome shotgun sequence encodes these proteins:
- the LOC138056817 gene encoding uncharacterized protein, producing MALAQNDHLVEDHGQLTIYRETTANDRRRSKSRSRVWEKVIWFTKRAKGVKDKDNKNSSDTFFSSPTLENKQSYEESLECSVDKPKNKVRKSRSFKYLKRRKDRRFGDEQSSGAVAEEVSMPDCGTATGTFHDFESERKTPRYERVKGTRSNILLSEMARGMNPTQRKAKENVKRVFSLPINDLSLNERTDVNPCISPTFHQVRRCVSLSGPCLHNSWPRNKRSHLDNISCCDPSSPPFKQKRLSKIKKRATFSGFDSSRVNVQTHSMLPAEVQSAPHLPSNRLSQIKNQNGLTIGAIHFYKSPAAYQNKQSRQKCLKEKMLEKRVDSVIGVKANAIVPFLEIPSHNDKGVEIAPTIAVQEHGCFSFDTLAQVPGKHKPSNGRNGSICIVDSAYEAASLGVDAEIDTDSCFSLSVKSSGGRNSTISAFLLEGECSSSCIAAGPDTLEDDLPKEKAIILSCKTETKGLNSSQDRSLSSGMSCPDLPSHTVCRKCLHNQFGCVCSKSKDLTEKGPRVPDFKMEQSSLDSMHVLFDAQIPFDRELSHREKKNTVSSSTEEGTHKSMPSSVQSADAVERDDVTHQFRGVCSDPQALQETGILWSLKPAVDGVQFKKNTEAILQWFREFNDEQKNMLIRRLLEECELPQMHMLSVAMEPILHKTCPPNCQDMLAWLPLNVSSYILSFLDCVTLCRCSQVNRTWNNLASNSLLWQNLCGQLDWQLSRIGEEKERKQYTLRDGTVQWKKIFASRFLLHQNWLKGKCNVHTLEGHTQGISCVQFDDTRIASGSYDKTIRVWDIKSDESDVVLTLAGHSGTVRCLNLNGNRLVSGSVDRSIKVWDLSFKSYWSGASCKVTMIGHMHTVRCLQVDDEKVVSGSYDKTLKVWDIRTGDCKLTLRGHNAAVLCVQFDDRKIVSGSYDKTIKVWSLSEGSCLMTLTGHHDAVTCLNLTFDSRKVISGSLDHNLKFWDLLNGKCIGTLDWIRSEGHTGVIRCLQTDSWRIVSAGDDKTLKMWSLESGQRLLTLRCHTDGVTCLQFNDFSIVSGSYDKTVKLWDFTPSHEFLTPG from the exons ATGGCATTAGCTCAAAACGATCATCTTGTTGAAGATCATGGTCAATTAACCATTTATAGGGAAACTACTGCCAACGACAGGAGACGATCAAAGTCTCGCTCGCGCGTCTGGGAAAAAGTAATTTGGTTCACAAAAAGGGCTAAAGGTGTTAAGGATAAGGACAACAAGAACAGCTCAGACACGTTCTTCAGCTCACCAACGCTTGAAAACAAACAGAGCTACGAGGAGAGTTTGGAGTGTTCTGTTGATAAACCGAAAAACAAAGTTCGCAAGTCTCGAAGTTTTAAGTACCTCAAACGTAGAAAAGATCGGCGTTTTGGTGACGAACAAAGCTCAGGAGCTGTCGCAGAAGAAGTTAGTATGCCTGACTGTGGTACAGCTACGGGGACTTTTCATGATTTTGAATCGGAAAGAAAGACGCCTCGCTATGAACGTGTGAAAGGCACAAGGAGCAACATCCTTTTGAGTGAGATGGCACGGGGAATGAACCCGACGCAAcggaaagcaaaggaaaacgTTAAGAGAGTTTTTTCCTTGCCAATCAACGATTTATCACTGAATGAAAGGACAGATGTCAATCCCTGCATCTCTCCAACATTCCATCAAGTGAGGCGTTGTGTGAGTCTTTCTGGGCCTTGTTTACATAACAGCTGGCCTCGAAATAAAAGATCTCATCTTGATAACATTTCATGCTGCGATCCATCTTCACCTCCCTTCAAGCAAAAACGTTTGtctaaaataaagaaaagagcAACTTTTAGTGGGTTTGACTCATCCAGAGTGAATGTACAAACTCATTCGATGCTACCTGCGGAAGTGCAGAGTGCCCCTCATTTGCCATCCAATAGACTTAGCCAGATTAAAAACCAGAATGGATTAACTATAGGTGCAATCCATTTCTACAAAAGCCCAGCTGCGTATCAGAATAAGCAATCAAGGcagaaatgtttgaaagaaaaaatgctTGAAAAAAGAGTGGATTCAGTGATTGGTGTGAAGGCAAATGCAATCGTCCCATTCCTTGAAATACCTTCGCACAATGACAAAGGGGTAGAAATAGCTCCAACCATTGCTGTGCAAGAACATGGttgcttttcttttgatacCCTTGCTCAGGTACCTGGAAAACACAAACCAAGTAACGGTAGAAATGGAAGCATCTGTATTGTTGACTCAGCTTATGAAGCAGCAAGTCTCGGGGTTGATGCTGAAATCGATACAGATAGTTGTTTTTCTTTAAGTGTCAAAAGCAGTGGTGGACGGAATTCAACAATTTCTGCTTTCCTTTTGGAAGGTGAATGTTCCAGCAGCTGTATAGCAGCCGGCCCGGATACATTAGAGGATGATTTACCAAAGGAAAAGGCAATAATTTTGTCTtgtaaaactgaaacaaaaggtTTAAATTCATCCCAAGATAGAAGTCTATCAAGTGGAATGAGTTGCCCCGATTTACCATCGCACACTGTATGCAGAAAATGTCTTCACAATCAATTTGGCTGTGTCTGCAGCAAGTCAAAAGATTTAACTGAAAAAGGTCCAAGAGTGCCAGACTTTAAAATGGAGCAGTCCAGCTTGGACTCAATGCATGTGTTATTTGATGCACAGATTCCCTTTGATAGAGAATTAAGCCATCGAGAGAAGAAAAACACTGTTAGTAGTAGCACTGAAGAAGGCACACACAAATCAATGCCGTCTTCAGTACAATCAGCAGATGCAGTTGAAAGAGATGATGTTACACATCAGTTTCGTGGAGTTTGTAGTGACCCACAAGCATTGCAAGAAACAGGAATTCTCTGGTCTTTAAAGCCAGCAGTAGATGGAGTACAGTTTAAAAAGAACACAGAG GCTATACTACAGTGGTTCAGAGAGTTTAATGATGAACAGAAGAATATGCTGATTCGAAGATTGTTG GAAGAATGTGAGTTGCCACAGATGCATATGTTGTCTGTTGCTATGGAGCCAATACTTCACAAAACCTGTCCTCCAAACTGTCAAGACATGCTGGCTTGGCTGCCACTAAATGTTTCCTCTTATATTCTATCATTTCTTGACTGTG TAACTTTATGCCGTTGCAGTCAAGTCAATCGAACCTGGAACAATTTGGCAAGTAACTCGTTGTTGTGGCAAAACTTGTGTGG ACAACTTGATTGGCAATTGTCACGGATTGGTGAAGAAAAAGAACGAAAGCAGTACACCCTAAGAGATGGAACAGTGCAG TGGAAGAAGATTTTTGCTTCAAGATTTCTCTTGCATCAGAACTGGTTGAAAGGAAAATGTAATGTGCATACCTTAGAAGGTCACACAcaag GTATCTCATGTGTGCAGTTTGATGACACACGGATCGCAAGTGGATCCTATGACAAGACCATCAGAGTATGGGACATCAAGAGCGATGAATCCGATGTGGTGCTGACACTTGCTGGTCACTCGGGCACAGTCCGCTGCTTGAATCTCAATGGCAACAGACTTGTTAGTGGCTCAGTTGATCGCTCCATAAAG GTGTGGGATTTGTCATTCAAGTCATATTGGAGTGGTGCTTCATGTAAGGTGACCATGATTGGCCACATGCACACTGTGCGCTGCTTACAG GTTGATGATGAGAAAGTGGTTAGTGGCTCCTATGATAAAACACTGAAAGTCTGGGATATTAGGACTGGTGATTGTAAGCTCACACTCAG AGGCCACAATGCTGCTGTACTTTGTGTTCAGTTTGATGACCGAAAAATTGTTTCTGGATCATATGACAAAACCATCAAG GTGTGGAGTTTATCTGAAGGTTCCTGTCTGATGACGCTAACAGGTCATCATGATGCTGTGACTTGCTTGAATTTGACCTTTGACAGCAGAAAGGTCATCAGTGGCTCTTTGGATCATAATCTGAAATTCTGGGATCTCTTGAATGGGAAG tGTATTGGTACACTTGACTGGATTCGATCAGAGGGACACACTGGTGTCATAAG ATGTCTTCAGACAGATAGCTGGAGGATAGTAAGTGCCGGCGATGATAAGACCCTCAAG atgtGGAGCTTGGAGAGTGGACAGCGTTTGTTGACTCTTCGTTGTCACACAGATGGTGTGACATGCCTTCAGTTTAATGACTTCAGTATTGTGTCAGGGTCTTACGACAAGACTGTTAAGCTATGGGACTTCACACCGTCACACGAATTCCTGACTCCTGGTTAA
- the LOC138056820 gene encoding ras-related protein Rap-1A, translating into MREYKLVVLGSGGVGKSALTVQFVQGIFVEKYDPTIEDSYRKQVEVDGQQCMLEILDTAGTEQFTAMRDLYMKNGQGFVLVYSITAQSTFNDLHDLRDQILRVKDTNDVPMVLVGNKCDLEDERVVGKDQGQNLAKSFSNCAFLETSAKSKINVNEIFYDLVRQINRKTPDSKKNPRQGRKCVLL; encoded by the exons ATGCGCGAATACAAGCTTGTCGTTCTTGGATCTGGTGGTGTGGGAAAAAGTGCTTTG ACAGTCCAGTTTGTGCAGGGAATTTTTGTTGAGAAATACGACCCAACTATCGAAGATTCTTATCGAAAG CAAGTTGAAGTCGATGGCCAACAGTGTATGCTGGAGATATTGGACACAGCAGGAACG GAACAATTTACAGCCATGAGAGATTTGTACATGAAGAATGGACAGGGCTTTGTATTGGTGTATTCCATTACCGCACAATCAACATTCAATGACCTCCATGATTTGAGGGATCAGATTTTGAGAGTGAAAGACACAAATGAT GTTCCAATGGTCCTTGTTGGTAACAAGTGTGATTTAGAAGATGAACGAGTTGTTGGCAAAGATCAAGGACAGAATCTGGCTAAAAGTTTCAGCAACTG TGCTTTCCTGGAAACATCAGCCAAGTCAAAGATCAATGTGAATGAAATTTTCTATGATCTGGTGAGACAGATAAACAGGAAGACTCCAGATTCCAAGAAAAATCCCAGGCAAGGGAGAAAATGTGTTCTCTTGTAG